The DNA sequence GTTTTTGAAGCTCCAGTTAGATATATAAAAGCAGGAATATTAGATACATTAGCAAAATGGGTTGAGACAAAATCATCAACTTTGAATTTAGAAAATAAAAATGTTGCAACTGAAATAGCAATATATTTAGCTAAAAAGACATATAAAGATATGTTCGAATTTTCAAAAATAGCATTGGAAAATATAGAAAAAAAAGAGTATACTAAAGATATTGATATTGTAATTGAAGATATTATATTTACAGCAGGACTTGTAGGCGGAATTGGTGGAGAAGCTTGTAGAGCAGTTGCAGCACATGCTATAAATAATGGTTTTACGATTTATCCCGATACTTATAATAAAAATTTACATGGTGAAGTTGTAGGATTTGGAAATGTAGTTCAAATGATAATGGACAAAAGAGATAATAAGGAAATAAATGATTTGGTAAAATTATATAAAGAGATAGAAGCTGATGTTAGTTTAAAAGGTATGGGATTTGAAGATTTAAGTGATATAATGTTGGAAAAAATTGTAAATAAATCTTTATATAAAGGAGATACCATTTGGAATGCACCTTATAAAGTGGAATTTGAAATGGTAAAAGAGGCTATATTAAAAGCAAATGAAATTATTTTGAAAGGAGAATATAAATGAGTTTGAGAGAAAAAGCATTAAAATTACACAGAGAAGGAAGAGGTAAATTAGAGGTAAAAAGTAAATTTAAATTGGAGACAAAAGATGATTTAGCACTTTTATATACACCAGGAGTAGCGGAACCTTGTAAAGAAATAGCAAAAGATAAAGAAAAAGTATATGAATATACAACAAAAGGGAATACAGTAGCTGTAGTTACTGATGGGACAGCAGTTCTTGGATTAGGGGATATTGGACCAGAAGCAGCACTACCTGTAATGGAAGGTAAAGCAATTTTATTTAAAGAATTTGCTGATATTGATGCAATACCTATATGTTTGGATTCTAAAGATGTAGAGGATATTGTAAAAACAGTAAAACTATTATCACCATCTTTTGGAGGAATTAATTTAGAAGATATATCTGCACCAAGATGTTTTGAAATAGAAGCAAGATTAATAAAAGAATTAGATATTCCTGTATTTCATGATGATCAACATGGGACTGGAATTGTTGTATTAGCTGGGATTTTAAATAGTTTGAAATTAGTAAAGAAAAAAATAGAAGATGTAAAAATTGTTATTAATGGAGGAGGAGCAGCTGGAACTTCTATTGCAAAGCATATATTAAGTGCAGGAGCTAAAAATTTAATTGTATGTGATTTAAATGGAGCTATATCTTCAGATGATGAAAATAGCTTGGTAAAATCTCATCATAGAGATTTAGCAAAGATAACAAATCCAAATAATGAAAAAGGAAATTTGAAAGAAATATTAAAAGGGGCAGATGTTTTCGTAGGAGTTTCAAGAGGAAATTTATTAAATGAAGAGATGGTAAAGAGTATGGCAAAAGGAAGTATAGTTTTTGCAATGGCAAATCCTGTACCAGAAATTATGCCAGATGTTGCTAAAAAAGCAGGAGCTACAGTTGTGGGAAGTGGAAGATCAGATTTTCCAAATCAAATAAATAATATATTGGCTTTTCCTGGTATTTTTAGAGGTGCTTTAGATGCAAGAGTAGGGGATATAACAGAAGAGATGAAATTAGCTGCATCATATGCAATAGCTGGAATAATAGAAGAAAATGAGATAACAGAAGAGTATGTAATACCTTCACCATTTGACAGAAGAGTAGCAAATGCAGTGGCAGAAGCAGTAAAAAAAATAGCTAAAAAATAGTTAGGGGGAATTAAAATGAATTTTGATGATAGAGTAATTAGAATGATTAGAGTGAAAATTTTGAATAAACCCGGAACTTTTGGAAAATTAGCAGATGTTATAGGAACTAACGAAGGAAGTATGGGTGATATAAAAGTAATTAGAGTGGGGACAAAATATATAACAAGAGATATTAAGATTTATACAAAAACATTAGATAAATTTAATAGTATAATGAAGGAATTAAAAAATATAAAAGGTATAAAACTTATAAAAGATTTTGATGAAATTTATCAAGCACATGAAGGTGGATTATTAGAAACAAAAAGTAAAGTAAAAATAGAAACAATATCAGATTTGGAAAAATATTATATACCTGGAATTGTAAAAGTAGCAAGGACAATAAATAAAGATCATAATAAAAAATTTGAATATACTAATATAGGAAATACAGTTGGAATAATTACAAATGGAACAGCAATATTAAATTTTAAAAGTTGTAAAGTGGAAGCAGCATATTCTGTAATGGAATCTGCAGGAGCAGTATTAAATGAAATATCAGGTATATCGGCTACACCACTTGTAGTAGATACAGAAAATAAAGATGAATTTATATCAACCATAAAAAATATTTATAAAAATTTTGGGATGATAATATTAGAAGATATATCTTCACCAAGTAGTTTGGGAATAGAAAGAGAATTACAAGGATTAGAGATTCCAATAATAGATACAAATAAATATGGAAATGCAATAGTTGTGTTGGCAGCTCTTATAAATATATCAAAAAGAGTTGGAATTAATTTGAAAAAAAGCAAAGTTGGATTATTAGGTTTTGGAAGTAAAGCTTGCGGAATTAATGAAATTTTAAAGGATTATGGTGTCGAAAAAATAATTGGATTTGATATTAGAGAAGAGGCTATAGCAAGAATGGAAGATGGAAATATAGAAAAGAAAGAAAATATAAATAATTTAATGGAAGAATCCGATATTATAATAGGGACATCAAGAGTAGAGGGGCTTATAAAATTTGGAATGGTACAAAAAGATCAAATAATAATATCATTATCAAAACCAGAACCGGAAATAAAAGCAGCAATAGCATTAAAAGCAGGAGCTAAATATGCTGTAGATGGTAGAATCGTAAATCCATTATTAGTAATTCCTGGATTAATAAAAGGAGCATTAGAGGCAAAAGCAAGTGAAGTAACATTAAATATGATGATAAATGCTGCTGAAACATTAGCCGAATTAAGCAAAGAAGGAGAAATATTACCTAATGTATTTGATAAAGGATTACATAAAAAAGTATCTGAGAATGTAAAGAAAATAGCAATAGAAGATGGTGTAGCTCATCTATTTGAACAAGAAATAGAAGAGGATATAACAGAACCAGAAGATGAAATATTTAATAAAATAAAAGGAATAAATGAATGGATGTCAAATTGATGGAAATAGTGGCTCCAGCAGGGAGTCCTTCTAGTTTGAAAGCAGCAATAAAAGCTGGAGCAGATGCGGTATATTTAGGAATAAAAGGATTTGGAGCAAGAAGAAATGCAGTTAATTTTGGAGTAGATGAAATAGTAGAATATATAGATTATGCACATTTAAGAGGTGTAAAAATATACTTGACATTAAATAGTATTATGAGTGATAATGAAATAGAGAGTATTTACAGAAATGTAAAAAAATTATATTTGGCTGGGATAGATGCTATTATTGTTCAAGATTTTGGAGTATTTAAATTTTTAAAAGAAAATTTTAAAAATTTAAATTTACATGCAAGTACACAAATGACAATTACAAACAATTTAGAAGCTAAATTCCTAAAAGAAAATGGGTTTGATAGAGCTGTTTTGGCAAGAGAACTTAGTTTTGAAGAGATAAAAAAAATACAAAATAGTAGTAAAATAGATTTAGAAATATTTGTATCAGGAGCTTTATGTATTTCATATTCTGGGAAATGTTATATGAGTAGTTTTATTGGTGGACGAAGTGGAAATAGAGGAATGTGTGCACAGCCATGTAGAAAACTATATAATAAAGATGGAGAAGAAAAATATTTTCTCAGTCCAAAAGATCAATTATTGGGAAAAGAAGAGATAAATCTATTGAAAAGTATAAATATATCTTCTATAAAAATAGAAGGTAGAATGAAAAATGAAAAATATGTATATGAAATTGTTAAATATTATAGAAAATTAGTAGATGAAAGTTATTCGGATGATATTGGAAATAAAAATATATTGAAGATATTTAATAGAGGCTATAGTAAAGGATATTTTTATGGTGTAGATAAAGAAAATATATTAAATAGAGAAAATTCTGCAGATTTTGGATATGAAATTGGTAAAATATTCGAAAATAATAGAATAGAAATAAAAGATAAGATAAAACTAGGTGATGGAATAACTTTTGTGGATAAAGATAATAAAGTTATAGAAGGAAGATATGTTAATAAAATATTTTTAGAAAATAATAGAGAAGTAAAAGAAGCGGAAAAAACAATTATAAAATTAAATAAAATTCCTGAAGGAAGTAAATATATTTTTAAGACTTACGATAAAGAATTAGATGATAATATAGAAAAAGATTTGAAAAATATAACAAAGAGAATAAATATATATGCAGAAATAATTATAGAAAAAGGTAAAAAGTTAAGTTTAAAATTTATTTATAAAAATAGAGGGAAAGAGATAAAAAGCGAAGTTTTGGGGGAAGTAATAACTGAAAAGGCTAAAAAAAGCATAGATAAAAAAATTATATTAGAAAAAATATCTGAATTAGGAGAAACAACATTTAAAATTAACAATAGTAGAATAAAATATGATGGGGAATCATTTGTAAGTTTTAAAGAATTGAAAAATTTGAAAAGAGAATGTGCTGAGAAATTAGAAAAAAATATAATTGATTTTTATAAAAGAAAAGATGATTATGAGGATATAAAAAAAATATCTGAAGAGGATAATTTAAAAAATAAATCAGATAAATCAGAAGAGTTAGTAATATCTGCAACTGTTTTTAATGAAAATCAAGAAAATTTTTTAAGAAAATTAGGAATAGAAAAAATTTATAAAAAAGGATATTCTATTATAAATGAAGATGAATTAACTAAAATTAATTTTGAAGAAAAAAATAAAATCGAAGATGAAGATGATATTAAATTATCTAAAAATATAACACAATTAGTTATTAATAAGGATAAATTAACAGTTGATTATAGTATGAATATATTTAATTCATATGCTCTAAGATTTTATGAAAATTTAGGGAATATAGATACAATATTTTTATCGCAAGAGATGTCAGAAAAACAGATAATGAATTTAAAAAAAGGAAAAAATAGATTAGGAATTGTAGTATATGGTTGCCCAAAAGTTATGGAGGTTAGAGTTCCTTTATTTGAGGAAAAAGTATCTGAATTAACAAATGAATTTAAAGATAAATATTTTGTAAA is a window from the Haliovirga abyssi genome containing:
- a CDS encoding iron-containing alcohol dehydrogenase family protein yields the protein MTDLLIAPENYISGYDIIDELGAKVKKIAKKVLVLSDEKVYKIVEKGLNSLENSEIIYTKEYFNGECCFTEIDRISNILKENGYDAIVGIGGGKILDTVKTAGYKAGVKIITVPTIAATCAAWSSHSAIYTDDGISYEYFNIHKNADLLFLDKKIVFEAPVRYIKAGILDTLAKWVETKSSTLNLENKNVATEIAIYLAKKTYKDMFEFSKIALENIEKKEYTKDIDIVIEDIIFTAGLVGGIGGEACRAVAAHAINNGFTIYPDTYNKNLHGEVVGFGNVVQMIMDKRDNKEINDLVKLYKEIEADVSLKGMGFEDLSDIMLEKIVNKSLYKGDTIWNAPYKVEFEMVKEAILKANEIILKGEYK
- a CDS encoding NAD(P)-dependent malic enzyme is translated as MSLREKALKLHREGRGKLEVKSKFKLETKDDLALLYTPGVAEPCKEIAKDKEKVYEYTTKGNTVAVVTDGTAVLGLGDIGPEAALPVMEGKAILFKEFADIDAIPICLDSKDVEDIVKTVKLLSPSFGGINLEDISAPRCFEIEARLIKELDIPVFHDDQHGTGIVVLAGILNSLKLVKKKIEDVKIVINGGGAAGTSIAKHILSAGAKNLIVCDLNGAISSDDENSLVKSHHRDLAKITNPNNEKGNLKEILKGADVFVGVSRGNLLNEEMVKSMAKGSIVFAMANPVPEIMPDVAKKAGATVVGSGRSDFPNQINNILAFPGIFRGALDARVGDITEEMKLAASYAIAGIIEENEITEEYVIPSPFDRRVANAVAEAVKKIAKK
- a CDS encoding peptidase U32 family protein encodes the protein MDVKLMEIVAPAGSPSSLKAAIKAGADAVYLGIKGFGARRNAVNFGVDEIVEYIDYAHLRGVKIYLTLNSIMSDNEIESIYRNVKKLYLAGIDAIIVQDFGVFKFLKENFKNLNLHASTQMTITNNLEAKFLKENGFDRAVLARELSFEEIKKIQNSSKIDLEIFVSGALCISYSGKCYMSSFIGGRSGNRGMCAQPCRKLYNKDGEEKYFLSPKDQLLGKEEINLLKSINISSIKIEGRMKNEKYVYEIVKYYRKLVDESYSDDIGNKNILKIFNRGYSKGYFYGVDKENILNRENSADFGYEIGKIFENNRIEIKDKIKLGDGITFVDKDNKVIEGRYVNKIFLENNREVKEAEKTIIKLNKIPEGSKYIFKTYDKELDDNIEKDLKNITKRINIYAEIIIEKGKKLSLKFIYKNRGKEIKSEVLGEVITEKAKKSIDKKIILEKISELGETTFKINNSRIKYDGESFVSFKELKNLKRECAEKLEKNIIDFYKRKDDYEDIKKISEEDNLKNKSDKSEELVISATVFNENQENFLRKLGIEKIYKKGYSIINEDELTKINFEEKNKIEDEDDIKLSKNITQLVINKDKLTVDYSMNIFNSYALRFYENLGNIDTIFLSQEMSEKQIMNLKKGKNRLGIVVYGCPKVMEVRVPLFEEKVSELTNEFKDKYFVKINDLGHSELYLKKPLNLIRQIDDLESYGINEVRLDFTFEDEFEISRIIKNLKDRTGEYIPYNYEKGVF